Genomic window (Streptosporangium brasiliense):
CGCGCTGGAGAGGGCCGCGCCGCGGGCGAGGCCCGCGGCCGCACGGCCTCACCCGCGCGGCCGCCTCACCGGCCACCTCACCGGCCGCCCGAGGGCCTCCGCAGCAGCGGATGCGACCGCATCGCCACCTCCAGCTCACCGGGCAGCTCGTCACGGTAACGGCCCAGCGTCGCCAGGTCGCTGTGGCCCAGCACCCGGCGTACGGCGTCCATGTCCACCGCGTCGGCCAGCAGATGGGTGGCGGTGGTGTGGCGCAGGCCGTGCGGGGTCACCGAACGCCGCCGGTCGGGATCCACCAGCCGCTGCACCCGGTCGATCACCGCCTGCACGTCCCCCCGCGCCAGGCGCTTGCCCCGCCACGACAGCAGCAGCGCCTTGTCCGGCGACTCGGCCCGGCCCCGCGCCAGGTAGACCTCCAGCACCTGCGCGACGTCATCGGGCAGCGGCACATCACGCGTCTTGCCGCCCTTGCCGAAGATCCGCCAGTAACGCACCCCGTCGTTGGTGTAGAAATCCTCCACATTCGCCCGCACCAGCTCCGAGACGCGCGGCCCCATCGTCGACAGCAGCAGCACGATCAGCGCATCCCGCAACTCGGTGCGCTGGTCACGCCGACGGCTCCGGCCGTCGGCGGCCGGCCCCTCAGTGATAGGCGGCCCCTCAACGGCCGGCTCCTCGGTGGCGGGCGCCTGCCCCCGCGGCACCACCCGGCCGTCAACCGCCCGGCCGTCACCGGCGCTGAGATCACGGGCCGCGCCGATCAGCCCCTGGGCCTGCTCACGCGTCAGCGCCCGCCGCTCCGGACGCAACCCCCCACGCTCCCGGGCCGTGATCGTCGCCAGCGCCATCGGATTGACCTGCACCCAGCCCGCCAGCATCGCATGCTTGAACAGCGCCGACACCGACCGCCGGAAGCGCGCCTGCGAGGAGGCCGACTGCAGCCCGGCACCCGGCTCGGCCCGCCGGCCGTCGGGCTTACGGGCGAAGGCCAGCAAAATCGCGTCCACGTCCTCGCCGGTCAGATCATCAAGGACCTGCCCCTCACCCGCCAGCCGTACGAACGTGGCCACATCCCGCGCGTAGACCTCCGCCGTCGCCGCCGACAGCGCACCCGTCAGCGTCTTGGCGCGGATCAGCTCCACATAACGATCGGCCGACTCCTGCACGGTGAGGCGATTCAGATCCACTGGCCGCATGGTCTCAACGACACCCTTCTCCTCCAACGCGCCGAGTCGTCGTGCCGACCGTAGCGGCCGGCACCGACAACACCCGCCCCGGGGCCCATGACGTGCCGGGGGAGCGGGCCCTCACCGCCTGCCCGCAACCTGCCCGGCCTCACCCCCGCCCACCCGCGGGAAAACCGCACCCAGACCACACCCCACCCCTACGCAGACGATCACACATGACCGCCCCCGCAGCGCCTATACGGAAGTCTCACCCTTCTCGGAAACCTCACCCCTCTCAAGGGCGATCACGGAAGGCATGGTTCCGGCGGACTCCCACGCATCCAGGGAGACCGAGCGGGCCCGATCCGCTTGCCGCGACCGTAGGATCACCCCATGCCGAATCTCGGACCCGTGGAGCTGCTGGTGCTGCTGGTGGTCATGGCAGCCCTGGCCGCCTTACTGATCACCACGCTGATACGGCTCTCCACGCGCGGGCGACCCCCCACCGCGCAAACGCGGCAACAGCTCAGCGCCCCGCAGCTCCAACAGCAGGCCGGCGAGCTGATCGACGCCGGCAAACCCATCGCCGCG
Coding sequences:
- a CDS encoding tyrosine-type recombinase/integrase, with the translated sequence MRPVDLNRLTVQESADRYVELIRAKTLTGALSAATAEVYARDVATFVRLAGEGQVLDDLTGEDVDAILLAFARKPDGRRAEPGAGLQSASSQARFRRSVSALFKHAMLAGWVQVNPMALATITARERGGLRPERRALTREQAQGLIGAARDLSAGDGRAVDGRVVPRGQAPATEEPAVEGPPITEGPAADGRSRRRDQRTELRDALIVLLLSTMGPRVSELVRANVEDFYTNDGVRYWRIFGKGGKTRDVPLPDDVAQVLEVYLARGRAESPDKALLLSWRGKRLARGDVQAVIDRVQRLVDPDRRRSVTPHGLRHTTATHLLADAVDMDAVRRVLGHSDLATLGRYRDELPGELEVAMRSHPLLRRPSGGR